In the genome of Longimicrobium sp., the window GGCGCGCGCCGCGTGCCCCGGCCCATGCACGGGTACAAGGAGCGCACCGACAGCTACGCGCCGCCGGTTGCGTCGGGGCGCCAGCCGAGGCCCCGCACCTCGCAGCCGGGCGGGCAGGCCTCCACGCCCCCCGCGTCGGGACGCGACAGCCGCCCGGTAGCCACGGGCGGACGTGAGGCACAGCGCGGGGACCAGGGCAGCGCCCGCCGTCCGGAGCCGCGGGTGGCCGCGCCCCGCCGTGGCGATGACGACGCCCCGGGCGGCGCCGCGCCCGCGCAGCGCGAGCCACAGCAGGAAAGGCCGCGCCAGCAGGGGCGGCCCGTGGCGCCGGAGCGCGACCGGCCCACGTTCCAGCGCCGCCCGTCCACGGACGGCCGTGCGGAGCCTCGGCGCGAGGCGCCCCGCCGGGAGGAGCCCCGGCGCGAGCGGACGGAGCCCAGCCGCGAGCGGGCCCCGGAGCGGCAGTCGGAGCCCCGCCGCGAGCCGCCGGCGCGTGTCGAGCGCTCCGAGCCGCCGGCGCGCGCCGAGCGCTCCGAGCCGCCGGCGCGCGCCGAGCGCCCGGAGCCGCGGTCCGGCGGCAGTGAAGGCAGTTCGTCGCGCTCTTCGGAAGGCTCACCCCGCGTGCGTCCTTCCGTGGAGCCGTGACGCGGGGCGGGCCGTCCGGCTCGCTCCGGTGAACCATTCGGAGCGAGCCCCATGACCCGACCCACGTACGCCGTTCTTTCCGCCGCGCTGGCACTTGCTGCCTGCGCGGCGCCCGTTTCTCCCCCCGCGTCCGCGCCGGCCCCGGCGCCGGTCTCGATTCCGCTTTCGGCCTCCGGACTCACGGCGGAGCAAGCCGCGGCCACCATCACCCCGCAGGACGTCTACGCCCGCATCGAGTTCCTGGCGTCGGACCGCATGCGCGGGCGCAACACACCGAGCCCCGAGCTGGAGATTGCGGCCTCGTACCTGGTCAACCAATACAAGCTGTGGGGGCTGCAGCCGGGCGGGGAGAACGACACCTTCTACCAGTGGTGGCCCTTCCGCGGCCGGGGCGCGGCGGCGGGCACCGCCGGGGTGCCGGTGCCCAACGTGGTCGCCGTGCTGCCGGGAAGCGATCCCGCGCTGCGCAACGAGTACGTGGTGCTCTCCGCCCACATGGACCACGTGGGCGTGGGCCGCCCGGTGAACGGCGACAGCATCTACAACGGGGCCGACGACGACGCCAGCGGCACCACGGGGCTGCTGGAGGTGGCCGAGGCTTTCGCGCGCATGGGCGTGCGCCCGCGCCGCAGCATCGTGTTCCTGCACGTGAGCGGCGAGGAGAAGGGGCTGCTGGGCTCCGCCTGGTACGCGGAGCACCCCACGGTGCCGCTGGCGCAGACGGTGGCGAACGTGAACGTCGACATGATCGGCCGCAACGACCCCGGGATGGTGGTGGTCATCGGCAAGAAGTACTCGAGCCTGGGCCCGCTGGCGGACCGTGTAGGGGCCGCGCGCCCCGACCTGCGGCTGCGCCTGTCCGACGACCTCTGGCCCGAGGAGCGCTTCTTCTTCCGCTCCGACCACTTCCACTTCGCCCGCAAGGAAGTGCCGGCCATCTTCTTCTTCAGCGGCGTGCACCCGGACTACCACCAGCCCTCGGACGAGGTGGAGACGATCGACACCGACAAGGCGGCGCGCATCGCCCGGATGGTGTTCTACGTGGTGATGGAGATCGCCAACGACCCCGAGCGGCCCAGGTGGGATCCGGCGGGGCTGGAAGAAGTCCGGCGCATGCGGCGGTAGAGATCAGGATCGCGCACAACGAGCAAGGCCGGCGGCTCCACGAGGGAGCCGCCGGCCTCTTTCACATCTGGAGCGTGCCGATCAGTAGCAGAAACGCTGCGATGCCGGGGCCACGGTCACCTGGCCCGGCTTGCGGATCTGGTTGCTGAACTGCGTGTTGGCGATCATGGCCTTTTTCTGGTACGCCTGCATCTGCCCGATCTGCTGGTGGCGCGTGGCGGACACGTTCAGGCGGCTGGCCCCGTCGGCCATCGGGTCCATGGCGTTCATCCCGCAGCCGTTGCTCAGGCTGAGCCCGGCGCACCCGGACGCGCCGAGGGTCACCAACAGGGCGAGCGCGGGGGCGGCGATCCGGCGTGTGATCATCATGCGGCTCCTCCGAGGATGCGTGGGTTCCTGGTCGGGCGGACGGGCCTGCAAGGTGCCGGCCACGCAGGGACAACGCGCGAAGGTCAGGCTTCCTGACGCGCGGGGTGCTGCAGCCGGTGCCGTGAGCCGTCGGGGAGGGTGCGCAGGTGCCCGAACGGCGCATCGGGGAGCGGAAAGAAGTTGTCGGCCATCTCGCGCAGCAGCGCGGGGTTTTCCCACGCGCCGTCGCGCATGGCCATCCGCCGCACCTGCTTGCTCAGCGTCAGGTTGCGCTCGCCGATG includes:
- a CDS encoding M28 family metallopeptidase; the encoded protein is MTRPTYAVLSAALALAACAAPVSPPASAPAPAPVSIPLSASGLTAEQAAATITPQDVYARIEFLASDRMRGRNTPSPELEIAASYLVNQYKLWGLQPGGENDTFYQWWPFRGRGAAAGTAGVPVPNVVAVLPGSDPALRNEYVVLSAHMDHVGVGRPVNGDSIYNGADDDASGTTGLLEVAEAFARMGVRPRRSIVFLHVSGEEKGLLGSAWYAEHPTVPLAQTVANVNVDMIGRNDPGMVVVIGKKYSSLGPLADRVGAARPDLRLRLSDDLWPEERFFFRSDHFHFARKEVPAIFFFSGVHPDYHQPSDEVETIDTDKAARIARMVFYVVMEIANDPERPRWDPAGLEEVRRMRR